One genomic region from Paraburkholderia azotifigens encodes:
- the xdhC gene encoding xanthine dehydrogenase accessory protein XdhC → MHAWLTDLQHLLAHGDAVVLVTVARAEGSAPRDAGTKMIVTRDSARHTIGGGHLEWKAIESARQVLRDGMRAPNMRRLERFALGPSLGQCCGGAVVLAFERLDIADLGWVTSLAKRIAAGRSVVRSVSFGPAPDAVMLSDPEPGVESADCLLWDGAGFDDSSALLTETIAPRDFPVVLFGAGHVGAALVRVLATLPCHVRWVDERDAQFPEPDTLGASNVTIDANDAPDEAVDKAAPRTYFIVMTHNHARDLDLAERILRRGDFAFFGMIGSHTKRKQFEHRLAARGFDPVAIARMKCPLGVDGIVDKSPEIIAISAAAQLLQAVEANAAHAAQTA, encoded by the coding sequence ATGCATGCCTGGCTCACCGATCTGCAACACCTGCTCGCGCACGGCGACGCCGTCGTGCTCGTGACGGTCGCCCGCGCCGAAGGCTCGGCGCCGCGCGACGCCGGCACGAAGATGATCGTCACGCGCGACTCGGCGCGTCACACGATCGGCGGCGGGCATCTCGAATGGAAAGCGATCGAAAGCGCGCGCCAGGTGCTGCGCGACGGCATGCGCGCGCCGAACATGCGGCGGCTCGAACGGTTCGCGCTAGGACCGAGTCTCGGCCAGTGCTGCGGCGGTGCGGTGGTGCTCGCGTTCGAGCGGCTCGATATCGCCGATCTCGGCTGGGTCACGTCGCTGGCCAAGCGCATCGCGGCGGGTCGATCGGTGGTGCGTAGCGTATCATTCGGGCCCGCACCCGATGCGGTAATGCTGTCCGACCCGGAGCCGGGCGTCGAAAGCGCCGACTGTCTGCTGTGGGACGGCGCGGGTTTCGACGACAGCAGCGCGCTGCTCACCGAAACCATCGCGCCACGCGATTTCCCCGTCGTGCTGTTCGGCGCGGGACACGTGGGCGCCGCGCTCGTGCGCGTACTCGCGACACTGCCCTGCCACGTGCGCTGGGTCGACGAGCGCGATGCGCAGTTTCCCGAGCCCGATACGCTCGGCGCGTCGAACGTGACGATCGATGCGAACGACGCGCCCGACGAAGCCGTCGACAAGGCCGCGCCGCGCACGTATTTCATCGTGATGACGCACAACCACGCGCGCGACCTCGATCTCGCCGAGCGCATCTTGCGGCGCGGCGACTTCGCGTTTTTCGGCATGATCGGCTCGCACACGAAGCGCAAGCAGTTCGAGCACCGGCTCGCCGCGCGCGGTTTCGATCCCGTCGCGATCGCGCGGATGAAATGTCCGCTCGGCGTGGACGGCATCGTCGACAAGTCGCCGGAGATCATTGCGATTTCGGCGGCCGCGCAACTGCTGCAGGCCGTCGAGGCCAACGCGGCGCATGCTGCGCAGACGGCGTGA
- a CDS encoding adenosine deaminase: MTTTTLSPLAHKTSGAPKAELHIHIEGSLEPELIFKLAERNGVKLAYDSIDALRAAYAFTDLQSFLDIYYAGASVLLKEEDFYDMTMAYVERALADNVVHTEIFFDPQTHTERGVSIATVVAGIERALAEAETRGLTSKLILCFLRHLSEEDALATFDAALPLFDQYKHRLIGVGLDSSERGHPPSKFERVFAKARDKGLKLVAHAGEEGPPSYIYEALDLLKVDRVDHGVRSIEDPALVARLADSRVALTVCPLSNLKLCVFDDLTKHTLKALLDEGVAVTVNSDDPAYFGGYVNENYLATIDALKLDDAEVYTIIRNSFEASFVTPAERDAMIAKLDAHWRASA; this comes from the coding sequence ATGACGACAACCACACTGTCCCCTCTAGCTCACAAGACCAGCGGCGCACCGAAGGCCGAGCTGCACATTCATATCGAAGGCTCGCTGGAGCCCGAGCTGATCTTCAAGCTCGCCGAACGCAACGGCGTGAAGCTCGCGTATGACTCGATCGATGCGCTGCGTGCCGCGTACGCGTTCACCGATCTGCAGTCGTTCCTCGACATCTACTATGCGGGCGCGAGCGTGCTGCTGAAGGAAGAGGACTTCTACGACATGACGATGGCGTACGTCGAACGCGCGCTCGCCGACAACGTCGTGCACACGGAAATCTTCTTCGATCCGCAGACGCATACGGAGCGCGGCGTGTCGATTGCGACGGTGGTCGCGGGCATCGAACGCGCGCTGGCCGAAGCGGAAACGCGCGGCCTCACGAGCAAGCTGATTCTGTGCTTCCTGCGCCATCTGTCCGAAGAGGATGCGCTCGCTACCTTCGACGCCGCGCTGCCGCTGTTCGATCAGTACAAACACCGTCTGATCGGTGTCGGCCTCGATTCGTCGGAGCGCGGCCATCCGCCGTCGAAGTTCGAGCGCGTGTTCGCCAAGGCGCGCGACAAAGGGCTGAAGCTCGTTGCACACGCAGGCGAGGAAGGCCCGCCGTCGTACATCTATGAAGCGCTCGATCTGCTGAAAGTGGATCGCGTCGATCACGGCGTGCGCAGCATCGAAGACCCGGCGCTCGTCGCGCGTCTGGCCGACTCGCGCGTGGCGCTCACCGTCTGCCCGTTGTCGAACCTCAAGCTGTGCGTGTTCGACGACCTGACCAAACACACGCTGAAGGCGCTGCTCGACGAAGGCGTCGCCGTCACCGTGAATTCCGACGACCCGGCCTACTTCGGCGGCTACGTCAACGAAAACTACCTCGCGACGATCGACGCCCTCAAGCTCGACGACGCCGAGGTGTACACGATCATCCGCAACAGCTTCGAAGCGTCGTTCGTGACGCCTGCGGAGCGCGACGCGATGATCGCGAAACTCGATGCGCACTGGCGCGCATCTGCTTGA
- the guaD gene encoding guanine deaminase yields the protein MTQTAFRAQLLTFNGDPAQSSNAAVFNEDGLLIVEDGHVVAAGAYASVAAQLAPGTQVVEMRDKLIVPGFIDTHIHFPQTDMIASPAPGLLPWLETYTFPTERAFSEAAVAEDTARFFIDELLASGTTTALVYCTVHKQSADALFTEAQRRNVRMIGGKVLMDRNCPEFLRDTAQSGYDDSAELIARWHNKGRQMYALTPRFAPTSTQAQLEATGALAKLHPDVFIQSHVAENHDEVKWVASLFPGHRSYLDIYDHYGLLRPRAVYGHCIHLDAEDRRRMAQTRAVAAHCPTSNLFLGSGLFDFDKAAESGMPVALATDVGGGTSFSMLQTMNEAHKVARLGGHHLTATRMFWLATAGAAEALDLGDKVGTLKPHAEADFIVLDPQATPLLARRTARTESLEELLFVFALLGDDRAVYETYAAGKRVHRRDDVRRHGVGKARIAA from the coding sequence ATGACTCAAACAGCTTTTCGCGCGCAACTGCTGACGTTCAACGGCGATCCTGCGCAATCGTCCAATGCCGCAGTCTTCAACGAAGACGGCCTTCTGATCGTCGAAGACGGACATGTCGTCGCGGCGGGCGCGTATGCGTCCGTCGCGGCGCAGCTCGCACCGGGAACGCAGGTGGTCGAGATGCGCGACAAGCTGATCGTCCCCGGTTTCATCGACACGCATATTCATTTCCCGCAGACGGACATGATCGCGTCGCCCGCGCCCGGTCTTCTGCCGTGGCTCGAGACGTACACGTTCCCGACCGAGCGCGCTTTCAGCGAAGCCGCCGTTGCAGAGGACACGGCGCGCTTTTTCATCGACGAGTTGCTCGCGAGCGGCACGACGACGGCGCTCGTCTACTGCACGGTGCACAAGCAATCGGCCGATGCGCTCTTCACGGAAGCGCAGCGGCGCAACGTGCGGATGATCGGCGGCAAGGTGCTGATGGATCGCAACTGCCCCGAGTTTCTGCGCGACACCGCGCAGTCGGGCTACGACGACAGCGCCGAGCTGATTGCGCGCTGGCACAACAAGGGGCGTCAGATGTACGCGCTCACGCCGCGTTTCGCGCCGACGTCGACGCAAGCGCAGCTTGAAGCGACGGGCGCGCTCGCGAAGCTGCATCCCGATGTGTTCATCCAGAGCCACGTCGCGGAGAATCACGACGAAGTGAAGTGGGTGGCGAGCCTCTTTCCCGGCCATCGCAGCTATCTCGACATCTACGATCACTATGGACTGCTGCGGCCGCGCGCCGTGTATGGGCACTGCATCCACCTCGATGCCGAGGACCGTCGCCGGATGGCGCAGACGCGCGCCGTCGCCGCGCACTGCCCGACATCGAACCTGTTCCTTGGCAGCGGCCTGTTCGATTTCGACAAGGCGGCGGAATCGGGCATGCCTGTCGCGCTTGCCACCGACGTCGGCGGCGGCACGTCGTTCTCGATGCTGCAAACGATGAACGAAGCGCATAAGGTGGCGCGTCTGGGCGGGCATCATCTGACCGCGACGCGGATGTTCTGGCTTGCGACGGCGGGCGCTGCCGAAGCGCTCGATCTTGGCGATAAGGTCGGGACGTTGAAGCCTCATGCTGAGGCAGACTTTATCGTTCTCGATCCGCAGGCGACGCCGTTGCTGGCGCGGCGTACTGCACGTACTGAATCGCTCGAGGAGCTGTTGTTTGTGTTTGCGCTGCTCGGCGATGATCGTGCTGTGTATGAGACTTATGCTGCCGGGAAGCGGGTGCATCGGCGCGATGATGTGCGCCGACATGGAGTTGGGAAGGCGCGGATCGCGGCCTGA
- a CDS encoding NAD(P)/FAD-dependent oxidoreductase, producing the protein MNRDSSMNAAVDVAIIGAGPSGAVAAALLRKAGRSVLVLERQHFPRFSIGESLLPQSMAYLEEAGMLQAVVEAGFQYKNGAHFVYRDQSSAYDFRDKHSAGWGTTYQVERAVFDDLLIRCAAEQGADVRFGHTVLAMKTGDEPVLDVADEAGNAYQVHARFVLDASGFGRVLPRLLNLEAPTRMPTRAAIFTHVRDGIPVEAHDRNKITVAVHPEHRDVWYWMIPLANGRSSVGCVAEAALLDVPEAEREAKLRALIQSEPTLNRLIGTAPFLMPVRHIGGYSANVERLHGAGFALLGNAGEFLDPVFSSGVTIALRSAHLAVATLERQLKGEAVDWQSAYDVPLRKGIDTFRAFVERWYSGELQDIIFYRQQTPVIRRMISAVLAGYAWDETNPYVADAGRRLNSLYEVCKG; encoded by the coding sequence ATGAATAGGGATTCGTCGATGAACGCTGCGGTGGATGTGGCCATCATCGGGGCGGGACCGTCCGGCGCGGTCGCTGCGGCGTTGCTGCGCAAGGCGGGACGGTCGGTGCTCGTGCTCGAGCGCCAGCACTTTCCGCGCTTTTCGATTGGCGAGAGCCTGTTGCCGCAAAGCATGGCTTACCTCGAAGAAGCGGGCATGTTGCAGGCGGTTGTCGAAGCGGGCTTTCAGTACAAGAACGGCGCGCATTTCGTGTATCGCGACCAGTCGTCCGCGTACGACTTCCGCGACAAGCATTCGGCCGGCTGGGGCACGACGTATCAGGTGGAGCGCGCGGTATTCGACGATCTGCTGATCCGTTGTGCGGCAGAGCAGGGCGCGGACGTGCGCTTTGGCCATACGGTGCTCGCGATGAAGACGGGCGATGAGCCCGTGCTCGACGTCGCCGATGAAGCGGGCAATGCGTATCAGGTGCACGCGCGATTCGTGCTCGATGCGAGCGGCTTCGGGCGCGTGCTGCCGCGCCTGCTGAATCTCGAAGCGCCGACGCGCATGCCGACGCGTGCTGCGATCTTCACGCACGTGCGCGATGGCATCCCTGTCGAAGCGCACGATCGCAACAAGATCACGGTGGCCGTGCATCCCGAGCATCGCGATGTGTGGTACTGGATGATTCCGCTCGCGAATGGGCGCTCATCGGTGGGGTGTGTAGCGGAAGCCGCGCTCCTCGACGTGCCCGAGGCAGAGCGCGAGGCGAAGTTGCGTGCACTGATCCAGAGCGAGCCGACGCTGAATCGCCTGATCGGCACTGCGCCGTTCTTGATGCCTGTGCGGCATATCGGTGGCTACTCGGCGAATGTCGAGCGGCTGCATGGGGCGGGTTTCGCGCTGCTCGGCAACGCGGGTGAGTTTCTCGATCCTGTGTTCTCATCGGGCGTGACGATTGCGTTGCGCTCTGCGCATCTTGCTGTGGCTACGTTGGAGCGTCAGTTGAAGGGTGAAGCCGTCGATTGGCAGTCGGCGTATGACGTTCCATTGCGCAAGGGTATCGATACGTTTCGCGCGTTTGTCGAGCGCTGGTATTCGGGTGAGTTGCAGGACATCATCTTTTATCGGCAGCAGACGCCGGTGATCCGGCGAATGATCAGCGCCGTGCTCGCGGGGTATGCGTGGGATGAGACGAATCCTTATGTTGCCGATGCTGGGCGGCGGTTGAATTCGTTGTATGAGGTGTGTAAGGGGTAG
- a CDS encoding class I SAM-dependent methyltransferase, with translation MQSTETSSVAHGVPGNVPFVPESSFGVWFLRTRTWEHHVLRVAINDLKRLIDTPLPASPVIVDVGCGQGISFRLLAQTFKPERIIGIDFHQPSLDLAKHAASVCRDQTDTRATHIDVLHGDCANLPLPDASADIVFCHQTFHHLVEQERALAEFRRVLKPGGVLLFAESTDAYIKSWVIRLLFRHPMQVQKSADGYLDMIRHGGFTFGAHNVSLPYLWWSRAKDFGLLERLGLYAPKPGKRRETLVNVAAVKTD, from the coding sequence GTGCAGTCCACCGAAACATCCAGCGTCGCTCATGGCGTGCCAGGCAATGTGCCGTTCGTGCCGGAGTCCTCGTTCGGCGTCTGGTTCCTGCGTACCCGCACGTGGGAGCATCACGTCCTGCGCGTCGCGATCAACGACCTCAAGCGCCTGATCGACACGCCGCTCCCCGCGTCGCCCGTGATCGTCGATGTCGGTTGCGGCCAGGGTATTTCATTCCGGCTGCTCGCGCAAACATTCAAACCAGAACGCATCATCGGCATTGATTTTCATCAGCCATCGCTCGATCTGGCGAAGCACGCCGCAAGCGTGTGCCGCGATCAGACCGATACCCGTGCGACGCATATCGACGTCCTGCATGGCGACTGCGCCAACCTGCCGCTGCCCGATGCCAGCGCCGACATCGTGTTCTGCCATCAGACGTTCCATCATCTCGTCGAGCAGGAACGCGCGCTCGCCGAATTCCGTCGCGTGCTGAAGCCGGGCGGCGTGCTGCTGTTCGCCGAATCGACGGACGCGTACATCAAGTCGTGGGTGATCCGCCTGCTGTTCCGCCACCCAATGCAGGTGCAGAAGAGCGCAGACGGCTATCTCGACATGATCCGTCACGGCGGCTTCACGTTCGGTGCGCACAACGTATCGTTGCCGTACCTGTGGTGGAGCCGGGCGAAAGACTTCGGCCTGCTCGAGCGTCTCGGCCTCTACGCGCCGAAGCCTGGCAAGCGCCGCGAAACACTGGTCAATGTCGCGGCCGTCAAAACGGACTGA
- a CDS encoding excinuclease ABC subunit A has protein sequence MKRHLICAAVVACLASHAFARNTVDYYPVAEALASEPGKVSDDIPLYFAGQKHPGVVKSFGEFATNKKTNAFGKSDETACQHVFLSAVIELQERARKEGGNAVINIKSNYKNEVRESATEYTCGAGAVIAGVALKGDVVTLKK, from the coding sequence ATGAAGCGTCACCTGATCTGTGCAGCCGTCGTCGCATGTCTGGCCTCGCACGCATTTGCGCGCAATACCGTCGACTACTATCCTGTCGCCGAGGCGCTCGCGAGCGAGCCGGGCAAAGTCAGCGACGATATTCCGCTGTATTTCGCGGGCCAGAAGCATCCTGGCGTGGTGAAGAGCTTCGGCGAATTCGCGACGAACAAGAAGACCAACGCGTTCGGCAAGAGCGACGAGACGGCCTGCCAGCACGTGTTCCTGTCGGCCGTGATCGAGCTTCAGGAGCGCGCGCGCAAGGAAGGCGGCAATGCCGTCATCAACATCAAGAGCAATTACAAGAACGAAGTGCGCGAGAGCGCAACGGAATACACGTGCGGCGCGGGTGCGGTGATTGCTGGTGTCGCGTTGAAGGGCGACGTGGTGACGCTGAAGAAGTAA
- a CDS encoding beta-ketoacyl-[acyl-carrier-protein] synthase family protein has protein sequence MTRVQGLQRVVVTGMGIVSCIGNTLDDVSAALRDGRSGITRVDAWRARGFGSQVAGVASVDGEPPFDRKLERFMGDTARFACHAARKAISDAGLDPAALRSPHVGAVLGSGVGAMSAYDAAVAVANARGVDKMPPYTVPQAMSSTASANVAQAFGIEGVTYSPSSACTTSALAIGQAMQLIQTGRQRIVLAGGSECLHDNMTLMFDAMHALSRRFNDTPEHASRPYDTARDGFVIASGGGVLVLEALDHALARGARIYAELTGFGHSTDGTGMVSPHAAGIARAMQSALDEAGVRPDYVNAHAPSTPLGDIEELRALQTVFGADVPPFSSTKGQTGHPLGACGAHEAIYTLLMMRDGFIAGTAGIEQIEPLAQQLPLVQATRQARIDHALSVSFGFGGSCASLMFARI, from the coding sequence ATGACGCGCGTGCAAGGCCTGCAGCGTGTCGTCGTCACGGGCATGGGCATCGTGTCGTGCATCGGCAACACGCTCGACGACGTGAGCGCCGCGTTGCGCGACGGGCGCAGCGGCATCACGCGCGTCGACGCGTGGCGCGCGCGCGGCTTCGGCTCGCAGGTCGCGGGCGTCGCATCGGTGGACGGCGAGCCGCCGTTCGACCGCAAGCTCGAACGCTTCATGGGCGATACCGCGCGCTTCGCGTGCCACGCGGCGCGCAAGGCGATCAGCGATGCCGGGCTCGATCCCGCCGCGCTGCGTTCGCCTCACGTCGGCGCCGTGCTCGGCTCGGGCGTCGGCGCGATGTCCGCGTATGACGCGGCGGTGGCTGTTGCGAACGCGCGCGGCGTCGACAAGATGCCGCCGTACACGGTGCCGCAGGCGATGAGCAGTACGGCGTCGGCGAACGTCGCGCAGGCGTTCGGCATCGAGGGCGTCACGTATTCGCCGTCGTCGGCATGCACGACGTCGGCGCTCGCGATCGGCCAGGCGATGCAGCTGATTCAGACCGGGCGTCAACGGATCGTTCTCGCAGGCGGCAGCGAATGCCTGCACGACAACATGACGCTGATGTTCGATGCGATGCATGCGCTGTCGCGCCGCTTCAACGACACGCCCGAGCACGCCTCGCGCCCGTACGATACGGCGCGCGACGGCTTCGTGATTGCGTCGGGCGGCGGCGTGCTGGTGCTCGAAGCGCTCGATCACGCGCTCGCGCGCGGCGCGCGCATCTACGCGGAACTGACGGGCTTCGGCCACAGCACGGACGGCACGGGCATGGTGTCGCCGCACGCGGCGGGCATTGCGCGCGCGATGCAGTCGGCACTCGACGAAGCGGGCGTACGGCCGGACTACGTGAACGCCCACGCACCGTCGACGCCGCTCGGCGACATCGAGGAACTGCGCGCGCTGCAAACGGTATTCGGCGCCGACGTGCCGCCGTTTTCATCGACGAAAGGGCAGACGGGGCATCCGCTCGGCGCATGCGGCGCACATGAGGCGATCTACACGCTGCTGATGATGCGTGACGGCTTTATCGCGGGGACGGCGGGCATCGAACAGATCGAGCCGCTCGCGCAACAGCTGCCGCTCGTGCAGGCCACGAGGCAGGCGCGGATCGATCACGCGCTGTCGGTGTCGTTCGGCTTCGGGGGCAGCTGTGCGAGCCTGATGTTCGCGAGGATTTGA
- a CDS encoding beta-ketoacyl-ACP synthase: MKRVVITGMGGVTALGSHWGEIEAALKAGRNAVRRMPEWDYFESLHTRLAAPLPAFAQPAGWPRKKTRSMGPVSTYAVRASELALADAGLAGDGSIGDGRMGVAYGSSSGSVEPIRAFGKMLESGSMTDVTSNSYVQMMPHTTAVNVSLFWDLKGRIVPTSSACASGSQAIGYAYENIAAGKQTLMLAGGAEELSGPAVAVFDTLYATSTRNDEPHLTPRPFDAKRDGLVVGEGAATLVLEEYEHAKARGATIHAEIVGFGCNSDGAHMTQPTASTMARAMQLALEDAQLDAQAIAYVNAHGTSTDRGDVAESEATAQTFGERMPISSLKSYVGHTLGACGALEAWWTIEMMKRNWYAPTLNLTEVDPACAPLDYIQGEARAIDAEYVMSNNFAFGGINTSLIFRRIR, from the coding sequence ATGAAGCGCGTCGTCATTACGGGCATGGGCGGCGTCACGGCGCTCGGCAGCCACTGGGGCGAGATCGAAGCGGCGCTGAAGGCGGGCCGCAATGCCGTGCGGCGCATGCCGGAGTGGGACTACTTCGAGTCGCTGCATACGCGTCTCGCGGCGCCGCTGCCGGCGTTCGCGCAGCCCGCCGGCTGGCCGCGCAAGAAGACCCGCTCGATGGGCCCGGTGTCGACGTACGCGGTGCGCGCGAGCGAACTCGCACTCGCCGACGCGGGCCTTGCCGGCGACGGATCGATTGGCGACGGACGCATGGGCGTGGCCTACGGCTCGTCGTCGGGTTCCGTCGAACCGATCCGCGCGTTCGGCAAGATGCTCGAATCGGGCTCGATGACAGACGTCACGTCGAACAGCTACGTGCAGATGATGCCGCATACGACGGCTGTCAACGTGAGCCTGTTCTGGGATCTGAAAGGGCGCATCGTGCCGACCTCGTCGGCGTGCGCATCGGGCAGTCAGGCCATCGGCTACGCGTATGAAAACATTGCCGCGGGCAAGCAGACGCTGATGCTCGCGGGCGGCGCGGAGGAACTGTCGGGGCCCGCCGTTGCCGTGTTCGACACGCTCTATGCAACCAGCACGCGCAACGACGAACCGCATCTGACGCCGCGTCCGTTCGACGCGAAGCGCGACGGTCTCGTGGTCGGCGAAGGCGCGGCGACGCTCGTGCTCGAAGAATACGAGCACGCGAAGGCGCGCGGCGCGACGATCCACGCGGAGATCGTGGGCTTCGGCTGCAATTCGGACGGCGCGCACATGACGCAGCCGACGGCGAGCACGATGGCGCGCGCGATGCAGCTCGCGCTCGAAGACGCACAGCTCGACGCGCAGGCGATTGCCTATGTGAACGCGCACGGCACGTCGACGGACCGCGGCGACGTGGCCGAGAGCGAGGCGACGGCGCAGACCTTCGGCGAGCGCATGCCGATTTCGTCGCTGAAGAGCTACGTCGGCCATACGCTCGGTGCGTGCGGCGCGCTCGAGGCGTGGTGGACGATCGAGATGATGAAGCGCAACTGGTATGCGCCGACGCTGAATCTCACCGAAGTCGATCCCGCGTGCGCGCCGCTCGATTACATCCAGGGCGAGGCGCGCGCGATCGATGCCGAATACGTGATGAGCAACAACTTCGCATTCGGCGGCATCAACACGTCGCTGATCTTCAGGCGCATTCGATGA
- a CDS encoding 3-ketoacyl-ACP reductase FabG2 — protein MSRRVLVTGASRGIGRAIAYQLAADGFAVSVHCRTGRTEAEAVTAGITAQGGSARVLQFDVRDRAACRESLEADVAAHGPYYGIVCSAGVTRDAAFPALTDEDWDVVIETGLDAFYNVVHPLTMPMVRAKRGGRIVTIASVSGVIGNRGQVNYSAAKAGLIGATKALAVELASRSITVNCVAPGLIETGMLGEMPLEHALKTVPMNRVGQPAEVASVVSFLMSDAASYVTRQVIGVNGGMI, from the coding sequence ATGAGCCGGCGAGTACTGGTTACGGGCGCCAGCCGCGGCATCGGCCGCGCGATTGCCTATCAGCTGGCGGCGGATGGCTTCGCCGTGTCCGTGCATTGCCGCACGGGCCGCACGGAAGCCGAGGCCGTCACGGCGGGCATCACGGCGCAGGGTGGCTCGGCGCGCGTGCTGCAGTTCGACGTGCGCGACCGCGCTGCATGCCGCGAATCGCTCGAGGCGGATGTCGCCGCGCATGGCCCGTATTACGGCATCGTGTGCAGCGCGGGCGTGACGCGTGATGCCGCGTTTCCCGCGCTCACCGACGAAGACTGGGACGTGGTGATCGAAACGGGCCTCGACGCGTTCTACAACGTGGTCCATCCGCTGACGATGCCGATGGTTCGCGCGAAGAGGGGCGGCCGCATCGTGACGATCGCCTCGGTGTCGGGCGTGATCGGCAATCGCGGACAGGTCAACTACAGCGCGGCGAAAGCAGGGCTGATCGGCGCGACGAAGGCGCTGGCCGTCGAACTCGCGTCGCGCAGCATCACGGTCAACTGCGTCGCGCCGGGGCTGATAGAAACGGGCATGCTCGGCGAGATGCCGCTCGAACACGCATTGAAGACCGTGCCGATGAACCGTGTCGGTCAACCGGCCGAGGTCGCGTCGGTGGTCAGCTTCCTGATGTCGGATGCGGCCTCGTACGTGACGCGCCAGGTGATCGGCGTCAATGGCGGGATGATCTGA
- a CDS encoding hotdog family protein, which translates to MTATPETRAETRAETREVFPPIDTILPHRGTMLLLDGVSACGDETLTACASVHGDAWYADDNGAMPAWIGIELMAQGVAAHVALLAMRAGGRARPGVLLGTRSYKAHASAFARDAQLTVNVQEVLRSDEGHSAYECTIDHDGARYAEAVIKVFQPGDFQTFIEGSISS; encoded by the coding sequence ATGACGGCCACACCTGAGACCCGAGCTGAGACCCGCGCTGAGACCCGCGAGGTATTTCCGCCCATCGACACGATCCTGCCGCATCGCGGCACGATGCTGTTGCTCGACGGCGTGAGCGCATGCGGCGACGAAACGCTGACGGCCTGTGCGAGCGTGCATGGCGACGCATGGTATGCGGACGACAACGGCGCGATGCCCGCGTGGATCGGCATCGAGCTGATGGCGCAGGGTGTCGCCGCGCATGTCGCGCTGCTCGCGATGCGCGCGGGCGGCCGTGCGCGGCCCGGCGTGCTGCTCGGCACGCGCAGCTACAAGGCGCACGCGAGCGCGTTTGCACGCGACGCACAGCTGACCGTCAACGTGCAGGAAGTGCTGCGCAGCGACGAAGGCCACAGCGCCTACGAATGCACGATCGATCACGACGGCGCGCGCTATGCGGAGGCCGTCATCAAGGTCTTTCAACCGGGCGATTTTCAGACGTTCATCGAAGGGAGTATCAGTTCATGA
- a CDS encoding beta-ketoacyl-[acyl-carrier-protein] synthase family protein, with protein MTLPPVYLHALGMVNALGGDVASIVPALQAAQAPGMGLMHTGIGDAFVGRVSTPLDIAPPAALRRFDCRNNRMLLAALEQIRPAIEAVRERYGSHRIGVVLGTSTSGIDAAEVAFVHQAQAGQLPEDFNYRQMEIGTAAPFAAAALNVQGPAFTVSTACTSSAKAFVSARRLLQLGLCDAMIVGGVDTLCELTVQGFASLESTSVTRTNPMSRNRNGINVGEGAAVFLMTREEGEVRLAGAGESSDAHHVSAPDPQGVGGELALRAALQDAGVEPSKIAYVNLHATATRKNDHMEAHLMSRVFADGVPVSGTKPFTGHQLGAAGATELGFAWLTLARDDVSMPRHLWDGEADPALPVLDLVQDERRVPREGTQYVMSNSFAFGGSNVSLILAR; from the coding sequence ATGACCTTGCCACCCGTTTATCTGCATGCGCTCGGCATGGTGAATGCGCTCGGCGGCGACGTCGCTTCGATCGTGCCTGCGCTTCAAGCCGCGCAAGCGCCCGGTATGGGATTGATGCATACGGGTATCGGCGATGCGTTCGTCGGCCGCGTGTCGACACCGCTCGATATAGCGCCGCCCGCCGCGCTGAGACGTTTCGATTGCCGCAACAATCGCATGCTGCTCGCCGCGCTCGAACAGATCCGTCCCGCGATTGAAGCGGTGCGCGAACGTTACGGCTCGCATCGCATCGGCGTCGTGCTGGGCACGAGCACGTCGGGCATCGATGCGGCGGAAGTCGCGTTCGTTCATCAGGCGCAGGCGGGCCAGTTGCCCGAGGACTTCAACTACCGGCAGATGGAGATCGGCACGGCCGCGCCGTTCGCGGCCGCCGCGCTGAATGTGCAGGGACCCGCGTTCACGGTGTCGACGGCCTGCACGTCGAGTGCTAAAGCCTTTGTATCGGCGCGCCGTTTACTGCAACTGGGACTGTGCGACGCGATGATCGTGGGCGGCGTGGATACGCTGTGCGAGTTGACCGTGCAGGGTTTCGCGTCGCTCGAATCGACGAGCGTGACGCGCACCAATCCGATGAGCCGCAACCGCAACGGCATCAATGTCGGCGAAGGCGCTGCCGTGTTTCTGATGACGCGCGAAGAAGGCGAAGTGCGTCTTGCGGGTGCGGGCGAATCGAGCGATGCGCATCACGTGTCGGCGCCGGACCCGCAGGGCGTCGGCGGCGAGCTGGCGTTGCGCGCGGCGCTGCAGGACGCGGGCGTCGAGCCGTCGAAGATCGCGTATGTGAATCTGCACGCGACGGCCACGCGCAAGAACGATCACATGGAAGCGCATCTGATGTCGCGCGTCTTCGCGGACGGCGTGCCCGTCAGCGGCACGAAGCCGTTCACGGGGCACCAGCTCGGCGCGGCCGGTGCGACGGAACTGGGTTTCGCGTGGCTCACGCTCGCACGCGACGATGTTTCGATGCCGCGCCATCTATGGGATGGCGAGGCGGACCCGGCGTTGCCCGTGCTCGATCTCGTGCAGGACGAGCGGCGCGTGCCTCGCGAGGGCACGCAGTACGTGATGAGCAATTCGTTCGCGTTCGGCGGCAGCAACGTGAGCCTGATACTGGCGCGCTGA